One genomic segment of Sminthopsis crassicaudata isolate SCR6 chromosome 4, ASM4859323v1, whole genome shotgun sequence includes these proteins:
- the LOC141540931 gene encoding olfactory receptor 5V1-like, whose protein sequence is MQLPLTGKLHAMTISAHATKEFKERENQTTVMEFIFLGFSNHPDLQGLFFLLFLIIYLVTMLGNTLILAAIKVNPVLHTPMYYFLSNLSFLDICYTTTTLPVILVNFFRENKTISYEGCLSQVFFLVTFAGCECVLLAVMAYDRFVAICHPLRYPVLMSKRVCAYLVTGAWLCGLANSLPHAGLTATLTFCGPNQISHFLCDIPLFLKLSCSDTSANEVGLYVSSATIGLIPCLFTAMSYILIISAILKIQSAQGRQKAFSTCASHLTVVVIYYGTINFNYDRPSSGYSLDADILASVLFCIVTPMLNPIIYSLRNKEVKNTLKKLFEGFVSSYGSSV, encoded by the exons ATGCAATTGCCACTGACTGGAAAGCTCCATGCCATGACCATCAGTGCTCATG ccactaaggaattcaaagaaagggaaaaccaaACAACTGTCATGGAATTCATCTTCCTGGGATTTTCAAACCACCCTGACCTTCAGGGattgttttttctcttgtttttaattatttacttGGTAACCATGCTGGGAAACACTCTTATATTAGCTGCAATCAAGGTCAACCCTGTCCTGCACACTCCTATGTATTATTTCCTCAGTAATCTGTCTTTCCTGGACATTTGCTACACCACAACCACCCTCCCTGTAATTCTGGTGAATTTCTTCCGAGAGAATAAGACCATTTCCTATGAAGGTTGCCTATCCCAGGTCTTTTTCCTTGTTACCTTTGCAGGCTGTGAGTGTGTCCTGTTGGCTGTTATGGCTTATGATAGGTTTGTAGCCATTTGCCATCCATTACGCTACCCAGTCCTCATGAGCAAGAGAGTCTGTGCATATTTAGTAACTGGGGCCTGGTTATGTGGGTTAGCAAACTCATTGCCACACGCAGGGCTGACAGCAACTCTCACTTTTTGTGGTCCCAACCAGATCAGCCATTTTCTCTGTGATATACCTCTGTTCCTGAAGCTCTCCTGTTCAGATACTTCAGCCAACGAGGTTGGACTTTATGTATCAAGTGCTACCATTGGTCTGATCCCTTGCCTTTTCACTGCTATGTCCTATATCCTCATTATCTCTGCCATCCTAAAGATCCAGTCTGCTCAAGGGAGGCAAAAAGCCTTCTCCACCTGTGCCTCTCATCTCACTGTGGTGGTCATCTACTATGGAACCATCAACTTCAACTATGACCGGCCCAGCTCAGGCTACTCCCTGGATGCGGACATCTTGGCCTCTGTTCTGTTCTGCATTGTTACCCCCATGTTAAACCCCATCATCTACAGCCTGAGAAACAAGGAAGTCAAGAATACCCTAAAGAAACTATTTGAAGGGTTTGTGTCATCCTATGGTTCAAGTGTTTAA